One window from the genome of Elaeis guineensis isolate ETL-2024a chromosome 5, EG11, whole genome shotgun sequence encodes:
- the LOC140857817 gene encoding WUSCHEL-related homeobox 8-like encodes MDWDLIEWMMELERSVAAAPSNCDNIHNNFGRMDGGINQDETTGKVGEGLVEEHQIVEVMTDEQVEELQTQINEFHVISESLRRTIASEFLPQHGTRIGNPSFDVLKTSEGHKQSNMKQRWKATPMQKLILENTFHLGKVCPNKEEIKWITSQLSQHGEVVESNVRNWFQNRKTREKRKMETESAYNVRSEVKPVVESSNGKKVRLEKIDSDNIKFLSTDAHFFQTSEVKSEMHVINREFDIAQHMNLSICNSSPYDPSQMPFIEKTQANPSNDYLMGDIQVMTEFGSLNQQISDGSFGFGPEIY; translated from the exons ATGGACTGGGATTTGATAGAGTGGATGATGGAGTTGGAGAGAAGTGTTGCTGCTGCTCCTAGCAATTGTGATAACATCCACAATAACTTTGGTAGGATGGATGGAGGCATCAATCAGGACGAGACGACTGGAAAGGTGGGAGAAGGGCTGGTGGAAGAGCATCAAATAGTGGAGGTGATGACGGATGAGCAGGTGGAAGAGCTTCAGACGCAGATCAATGAATTCCACGTTATCAGCGAGAGCCTCCGCAGGACGATTGCTTCCGAGTTTCTCCCCCAGCATG GTACGAGAATTGGAAATCCAAGTTTTGATGTTTTGAAAACATCTGAAGGCCATAAGCAATCCAATATGAAGCAGCGATGGAAAGCAACCCCAATGCAAAAGCTAATTCTTGAAAATACCTTTCATTTAGGCAAAGTATGTCCAAACAAGGAGGAGATCAAATGGATAACTTCTCAACTCTCCCAACATGGAGAAGTTGTGGAGTCTAATGTTCGGAACTGGTTCCAGAATAGAAAGACGCGCGAGAAACGGAAGATGGAAACTGAATCGGCATATAATGTCAGATCTGAAGTTAAGCCGGTGGTTGAATCCTCCAATGGAAAGAAAGTTAGGTTGGAGAAAATAGATAGTGACAACATCAAGTTTCTCAGTACTGATGCTCATTTCTTTCAGACCTCAGAAGTTAAGTCTGAGATGCATGTCATAAACCGAGAGTTTGATATAGCACAGCACATGAATCTATCAATTTGCAATTCAAGTCCTTATGATCCAAGCCAAATGCCTTTCATTGAGAAAACTCAAGCAAATCCAA GTAACGACTACTTGATGGGAGACATCCAAGTAATGACAGAGTTTGGTTCCCTCAACCAGCAGATTAGTGATGGTTCGTTTGGATTTGGTCCGGAAATTTACTGA